DNA from Streptomyces sp. Edi4:
CGAGCAGCGCGAGCTCGACGCCGTACCCGACGGGGAACGGCAGCCGTTCCAGGAGCGAGCGCCTGGCCGCGTACTCACCGCCCAACGGCTGTACCACGCCGGCCAGTTGGGGCCAGTGGAGGTTGAGCAGGGGACGCGCCACGAGCTCGGTGACCCGGCCGCCCTGGCCGGCCGTCGCACCGAGCGGCCGGTCGTACATGGCCTTGACGAAGTCCACCTCCGGGTCGGTCAGGAGCGGCCCGACGATGCCGGAGACGAACGCGGCGTCGAAGTCCTTGAGGTCGGCGTCGACGAAGCAGACCACGTCCCCGCTGGTCACGAGCAGCGAGCGCCACAGCACCTCGCCCTTGCCGGGCAGCGCGGGCAGCCTCGGCAGGATCGTGTCGCGGTGGACGACCCGGGCGCCGGCGGCGGCCGCGACCTCGGCCGTACGGTCGCGGGAGCCGGAGTCGACCACGACCAGCTCGTCGACGAGCGGCACGGAGGCGGTCATCAGCTCGCGCCGGATCGTGGCCACGATCTCACCGACCGTGGCCTCCTCGTCGAGCGCGGGCAGCACCACGCTGACGGTCGTACCCGTACGGTGTTTCGCGGCCAGCATCCGCTCCAGCGGCCGCTCGGCCGTCGACCAGGAACGCCTGCTCAGCCAGCGTTCCACCTCTTCCAGCACGGCCGTCGGCCTCCTCGTGTGATCCATCTCGCGGTTCGGACGACTATCTCAACCGTCCGGAGCTTCGGTTACAGTCTTGAACAACGCGAGGGACCACCGCATGCCGGGGTCCCCACGCCGACAATCGAATACCGCTCATCCAGAGGGGCAGAGGGAAACGGCCCGTTGAAGCCCCGGCAACCCTCCAGTCGGTTCTCGTCGACCACGTTCACACGTCGGTCAGGACACGGGGCCACCGGCTAGGGAAGGTGCCAAATCCGTCTCATGGCGAAGTTCGCCCTGAGGAAGATGAGGAGAAAGGGCCTCCCCTCCATGTCTGTACAGACCGCTGAAACCCGCACCTCCGCCGAGAGCGGTACCTCCGCCGAGAACGCGTCCGGCACCCCCGTTGATCTCGGCCCGGCATCCGGCCTCTCCTGCCGCGAGTGCGGCCAGCGTTTC
Protein-coding regions in this window:
- a CDS encoding glucosyl-3-phosphoglycerate synthase, with the translated sequence MLEEVERWLSRRSWSTAERPLERMLAAKHRTGTTVSVVLPALDEEATVGEIVATIRRELMTASVPLVDELVVVDSGSRDRTAEVAAAAGARVVHRDTILPRLPALPGKGEVLWRSLLVTSGDVVCFVDADLKDFDAAFVSGIVGPLLTDPEVDFVKAMYDRPLGATAGQGGRVTELVARPLLNLHWPQLAGVVQPLGGEYAARRSLLERLPFPVGYGVELALLVDALHTVGLDALAQVDVGVRKHRHQDGQALGRMAAAIYRTAQLRLSRGHLVRPELTQFERGDHGFVPRTYAVDTEERPPMREIEEYQVHRAA